In a genomic window of Urocitellus parryii isolate mUroPar1 chromosome 2, mUroPar1.hap1, whole genome shotgun sequence:
- the LOC113193162 gene encoding phosphoglycerate mutase 1-like: protein MNLKEEKIFAKSRAKRITGRERLSPAGHEEAKRGGQALRDAGYEFDICFTSVQKRAIRTLWTVLDAIDQMWLPVVRTWRLNERHYGGLTGLNKAETAAKHGEAQVKIWRRSYDVPPPPMEPDHPFYSNISKDRRYADLTEDQLPSCESLKDTMARALPFWNEEIVPQIKEGKRVLIAAHGNSLRGIVKHLEGLSEEAIMELNLPTGIPIVYELDKNLKPIKPMQFLGDEETVRKTMEAVAAQGKAKK, encoded by the exons ATGAACCTGAAGGAAGAGAAGATATTTGCTAAAAGCAGAGCTAAGAGAATTACAGGTAGAG AGCGCCTGAGCCCGGCGGGCCACGAGGAGGCGAAGCGCGGCGGGCAGGCTCTGCGAGATGCTGGCTATGAATTTGACATCTGCTTCACCTCAGTACAGAAAAGAGCAATCCGAACCCTCTGGACAGTGCTGGATGCCATTGACCAGATGTGGCTGCCAGTGGTGAGGACTTGGCGCCTCAATGAACGGCACTATGGGGGTCTGACTGGCCTCAATAAAGCAGAAACTGCTGCCAAGCATGGCGAGGCCCAGGTAAAGATATGGAGGCGCTCCTATGATGTCCCACCGCCTCCAATGGAGCCTGATCACCCCTTCTACAGCAATATCAGTAAGGATCGTAGGTATGCAGACCTTACTGAAGATCAGCTGCCTTCCTGTGAGAGTCTGAAGGACACCATGGCCAGAGCTCTGCCCTTCTGGAATGAAGAAATAGTCCCCCAGATAAAGGAGGGGAAACGGGTTCTGATTGCAGCCCATGGCAACAGCCTTAGGGGCATTGTCAAGCATCTGGAGGGTCTCTCTGAAGAGGCCATCATGGAGCTGAACCTGCCAACTGGTATTCCCATTGTCTACGAATTGGACAAGAACTTGAAGCCCATCAAGCCCATGCAGTTCCTGGGGGATGAAGAGACCGTTCGTAAAACGATGGAAGCCGTGGCTGCACAGGGCAAGGCAAAGAAATAA